A window of the Deinococcus gobiensis I-0 genome harbors these coding sequences:
- a CDS encoding group III truncated hemoglobin — translation MAGSLRALHWELDRVTAWAGPQPPPTLLRAFLARLDTQRSRRPATPLEAVGGEAALHIVLTDFYARAALDPLLGPVFAAHVRDWPAHLEHVAAFWSTVLGGAGPDGPPWRGNLNTVHAGLGIRGEHLARWLALFGQAARAHLPPEAAALLTARAGAMGARLGTAGRRS, via the coding sequence GTGGCCGGCAGCCTCCGCGCCCTGCACTGGGAGCTGGACCGCGTGACGGCCTGGGCGGGCCCGCAACCGCCCCCCACACTGCTGCGCGCGTTCCTGGCACGGCTGGACACCCAGCGCTCGCGGCGCCCGGCGACGCCGCTGGAGGCTGTGGGAGGCGAGGCGGCCCTGCACATCGTCCTGACCGACTTCTACGCCCGCGCGGCGCTCGACCCCCTGCTGGGACCGGTGTTCGCGGCGCACGTGCGCGACTGGCCCGCACATCTGGAACATGTCGCCGCCTTCTGGTCCACGGTGCTGGGCGGGGCCGGACCGGACGGCCCCCCCTGGCGAGGCAACCTGAATACGGTCCACGCCGGGCTGGGCATTCGTGGCGAGCATCTGGCGCGCTGGCTCGCGCTGTTCGGGCAGGCGGCGCGCGCGCACCTGCCGCCCGAGGCCGCCGCGCTGCTCACGGCCCGCGCCGGAGCGATGGGGGCGCGGCTGGGAACCGCCGGGCGGCGGTCCTGA
- a CDS encoding c-type cytochrome, with translation MKNTFAVTMTLLVALTLGGSFLGFRNATHHEEAAAEGPANSGAAGVPSEEAPSAQSAATGEAGAPSAQGNVKQENQGGTQGGSNGAVAASGGAQNGGSTAQGSAATDGTNNAGTAQATTDNAAGATGQPNADKAAAQADTNAATATGDAAAGEKVFAGNCAGCHGQGASGGIGPALKGELNPGNWTVEQFTTTLREGRAPNKTLGQVMPRFTSTQVSDQDIANLHAYFKSLE, from the coding sequence ATGAAGAACACGTTCGCCGTCACCATGACCCTGCTGGTGGCCCTGACTTTGGGAGGCTCGTTCCTGGGCTTCCGCAACGCCACCCACCACGAGGAAGCGGCGGCCGAGGGCCCGGCCAACTCCGGCGCGGCCGGCGTGCCCAGCGAGGAAGCCCCCAGCGCCCAGAGCGCCGCGACCGGCGAGGCCGGTGCCCCCAGCGCCCAGGGCAACGTCAAGCAGGAGAACCAGGGCGGCACCCAGGGCGGCTCGAACGGGGCCGTGGCGGCCAGCGGCGGCGCGCAGAACGGCGGCAGCACCGCCCAGGGCAGCGCGGCCACCGACGGCACCAACAATGCCGGCACCGCCCAGGCCACCACCGACAACGCCGCCGGGGCCACCGGCCAGCCCAACGCCGACAAGGCGGCGGCCCAGGCCGACACCAACGCGGCGACGGCGACCGGCGACGCCGCGGCTGGCGAGAAGGTCTTCGCGGGCAACTGCGCGGGCTGCCACGGCCAGGGCGCATCGGGCGGCATCGGCCCGGCCCTCAAGGGCGAGCTGAACCCCGGCAACTGGACGGTCGAGCAGTTCACGACCACGCTACGGGAGGGCCGCGCCCCCAACAAGACGCTCGGACAGGTCATGCCGCGCTTCACGTCCACGCAGGTCAGCGACCAGGACATCGCCAACCTGCACGCCTACTTCAAGTCGCTGGAATAA
- a CDS encoding 3-ketoacyl-ACP reductase, with protein sequence MELSGKTALVTGAGKGIGLAVAEALAREGVHVALLARDRAALETAAGDLAGRYGVKTLALSADVADRAAVDTAVAQAAQHLGGLDIVVNNAGTAQFGSVLDMDPEDWERMIQVNLLGTYYVTRAALPHMVRQGGGNIVNVASTAGEKGAATASAYAASKAGVIALTEALMPEVRRHDIRVILLNPSTVNTDLAANLGLRIGAEDHMLQPSDVADVLVSALKLPARALVRNLSLLTTNPQ encoded by the coding sequence ATGGAACTGAGTGGAAAGACGGCCCTCGTGACGGGCGCAGGCAAAGGAATCGGCCTGGCCGTCGCGGAGGCGCTGGCGCGCGAGGGCGTGCATGTGGCGCTGCTCGCGCGGGACCGCGCTGCCCTGGAGACGGCGGCGGGTGACCTCGCCGGGCGCTACGGCGTAAAGACCCTGGCCCTGAGCGCCGACGTGGCCGACCGCGCCGCCGTGGACACGGCCGTCGCGCAGGCGGCGCAGCACCTGGGCGGCCTGGATATCGTGGTGAACAACGCGGGAACGGCGCAGTTCGGCAGCGTGCTCGACATGGACCCGGAAGACTGGGAGCGCATGATCCAGGTCAACCTGCTGGGCACCTACTACGTCACGCGCGCCGCGCTGCCGCACATGGTCCGGCAGGGGGGCGGCAACATCGTCAACGTCGCCTCGACCGCCGGCGAGAAGGGCGCGGCGACCGCCTCGGCCTACGCGGCGTCCAAGGCGGGCGTGATCGCCTTGACCGAAGCGCTGATGCCCGAGGTCCGTCGGCACGACATCCGGGTGATCCTGCTCAACCCCAGCACCGTGAACACCGATCTGGCCGCCAATCTGGGTCTCAGGATCGGGGCCGAGGACCACATGCTCCAGCCGAGCGACGTGGCCGACGTGCTGGTCTCCGCCCTGAAACTGCCCGCCCGCGCCCTGGTGCGCAACCTCTCGCTGCTGACCACCAACCCGCAGTAA
- a CDS encoding alcohol dehydrogenase, giving the protein MTRTMKVAAVAQPGAPLEIVEREVPRAGAGQVVVKVQACGICHSDSLTVDGTWPGIEYPRVPGHEIAGVIEEIGEGVVGWEAGQRVGVGWYGGHCGHCDRCRRGDLVLCENGMVPGVSYDGGYAEYVQVPAQTLARIPESLADVDAAPLLCAGITTFNALRNSGVRPGEVVAVLGLGGLGHLAVQYAAKLGFETVAIARGQEKGDYARELGAHHYIDSTAENVAERLTALGGAKIVLATVTSGKAMSDAFGGLAVDGKMMVLGIADSPIEINSAQAIMGRRSVQGWPSGVAADSEDTLAFSARSGVRPQIEVYPLEKAAEAYARMLSGQARFRVVLQP; this is encoded by the coding sequence ATGACCCGAACCATGAAAGTCGCCGCCGTCGCCCAGCCCGGAGCCCCTCTGGAAATCGTCGAGCGCGAGGTGCCCCGCGCCGGAGCCGGGCAGGTCGTCGTGAAGGTGCAGGCCTGCGGGATCTGCCACAGCGACAGCCTGACGGTGGACGGCACCTGGCCCGGTATCGAGTATCCGCGCGTGCCCGGCCACGAGATCGCGGGCGTGATCGAGGAGATCGGCGAAGGCGTGGTCGGCTGGGAAGCCGGTCAACGCGTGGGGGTCGGCTGGTACGGCGGCCACTGTGGCCACTGTGACCGCTGCCGCCGGGGCGACCTCGTGCTGTGCGAGAACGGCATGGTGCCGGGCGTGTCCTACGACGGCGGCTACGCCGAGTACGTGCAGGTCCCCGCGCAGACCCTCGCCCGCATTCCCGAGAGCCTCGCCGATGTGGACGCCGCGCCGCTGCTGTGCGCCGGGATCACGACCTTCAACGCGCTGCGCAACAGCGGCGTGCGCCCCGGCGAGGTCGTGGCCGTGCTGGGTCTGGGCGGTCTGGGCCACCTCGCCGTGCAGTACGCCGCCAAACTGGGCTTCGAGACGGTCGCCATCGCGCGCGGCCAGGAAAAGGGCGACTATGCCCGCGAACTGGGCGCGCACCACTACATCGACAGCACCGCCGAGAACGTGGCCGAGCGCCTCACGGCCCTGGGCGGGGCCAAGATCGTGCTGGCGACTGTGACCAGCGGCAAGGCCATGAGCGACGCTTTCGGCGGGCTGGCGGTGGACGGCAAGATGATGGTGCTGGGCATCGCCGACAGCCCCATCGAGATCAACAGCGCGCAGGCCATCATGGGCCGGCGCTCGGTGCAGGGCTGGCCCTCGGGGGTCGCGGCCGACTCGGAAGACACCCTGGCCTTCAGTGCCCGCAGCGGCGTGCGGCCCCAGATCGAGGTCTATCCGCTGGAGAAGGCGGCCGAGGCCTACGCCCGGATGCTCAGCGGCCAGGCCCGCTTCCGGGTGGTCCTGCAACCCTGA
- a CDS encoding RrF2 family transcriptional regulator has product MWVSTKAQYGLRALIEIARRDDAAVPLKDVAERQGISQHYLEQIASNLRRAGFIRSVRGAHGGYRLARPAADINAYDVVTAMEGSIAPVSCVENDHVCDNQNVCGTQDLWQRVDTALRDVLGGTTLADLIAESDRAQHARLVQIDTSYAGSLGR; this is encoded by the coding sequence ATGTGGGTGTCGACCAAAGCGCAGTACGGCCTCCGTGCCCTGATCGAGATCGCCCGGCGCGACGACGCGGCCGTGCCGCTCAAGGACGTGGCCGAACGCCAGGGCATCAGCCAGCACTACCTCGAACAGATCGCCAGCAACCTGCGCCGCGCGGGCTTCATCCGCAGCGTGCGCGGGGCGCACGGCGGGTACCGGCTGGCGCGCCCGGCCGCCGACATCAACGCCTACGACGTGGTCACGGCGATGGAGGGCAGTATCGCCCCGGTGTCCTGCGTGGAAAACGACCATGTGTGCGACAACCAGAACGTGTGCGGCACCCAGGACCTGTGGCAGCGCGTGGATACGGCCCTGCGCGACGTGCTGGGCGGCACCACCCTGGCCGACCTGATCGCCGAGAGCGACCGCGCCCAGCACGCCCGGCTGGTGCAGATCGACACGTCGTACGCGGGGTCTCTGGGCCGCTGA
- a CDS encoding quinone-dependent dihydroorotate dehydrogenase: protein MYRHLLRPALFRLDAEDAHHLTLRGLELASAVPLWPALARPLSAPPAPRLRQEVWGRAYASPLGLAAGLDKNGVAVPAFAALGFGFLEVGTVTPLAQPGNDRPRLFRLPQDGALINRMGFNNGGAPALAGRLAALGRRPVPVWVNIGKNKATPNEAAAEDYLKCVRAVQEVADAFVVNVSSPNTPGLRALQAADDLGALVRAVVAEVEAGRVSRLSRPPVLVKLAPDLHPADFEASVGAVLDAGAHGLIVSNTTLARDGLTHPHREQTGGLSGRPLTERSTELVREAYRLSRGRVPVVGVGGIFTAEDAYAKLRAGASLVEVYSALIYEGPGLVGRINRGLSALLERDGARSVAEIVGVEA, encoded by the coding sequence ATGTACCGCCATCTGCTCAGGCCCGCGCTGTTCCGGCTGGACGCCGAGGATGCCCACCATCTCACCCTGCGCGGCCTGGAACTGGCCTCGGCCGTGCCGCTCTGGCCCGCCCTGGCCCGGCCCCTGAGCGCCCCGCCCGCGCCCCGGCTGCGCCAGGAGGTCTGGGGCCGGGCCTACGCCTCGCCACTGGGTCTGGCAGCGGGGCTCGACAAGAACGGGGTGGCGGTGCCCGCCTTCGCCGCGCTGGGCTTCGGTTTCCTGGAGGTCGGCACGGTGACGCCTCTCGCGCAGCCCGGCAACGACCGGCCCCGCCTGTTCCGGCTGCCGCAGGACGGGGCGCTCATCAACCGTATGGGCTTCAACAACGGGGGCGCTCCGGCCCTGGCAGGGCGGCTCGCGGCGCTGGGCCGGCGTCCGGTGCCGGTCTGGGTGAACATCGGCAAGAACAAGGCGACCCCCAACGAGGCCGCCGCCGAGGACTACCTGAAGTGCGTGCGGGCCGTGCAGGAGGTGGCCGACGCCTTCGTGGTCAACGTGAGCAGCCCCAACACGCCGGGCCTGCGGGCGCTTCAGGCGGCCGACGACCTCGGGGCGCTGGTGCGCGCCGTGGTGGCTGAGGTCGAGGCCGGGCGCGTGAGTCGCCTGAGCCGCCCCCCCGTGCTGGTCAAGCTGGCCCCCGACCTGCATCCCGCCGATTTCGAGGCGAGCGTGGGCGCGGTGCTGGACGCCGGCGCGCACGGCCTGATCGTGAGCAACACGACCCTCGCGCGTGACGGCCTGACCCACCCACACCGCGAACAGACGGGTGGCCTGAGCGGGCGGCCCCTCACGGAGCGCAGCACCGAACTCGTGCGCGAGGCCTACCGCCTCAGCCGGGGCCGGGTGCCAGTGGTCGGGGTGGGCGGGATCTTCACCGCCGAGGACGCCTACGCCAAGCTGCGCGCCGGGGCCAGCCTCGTCGAGGTCTACAGCGCCCTGATCTACGAGGGCCCAGGTCTGGTCGGCCGGATCAACCGGGGGCTCAGCGCCCTGCTGGAACGCGACGGCGCGCGCAGCGTGGCCGAGATCGTGGGGGTGGAGGCTTGA
- a CDS encoding DUF805 domain-containing protein → MNTYLNVLRQYARFGGRARRREYWTFVLVNTLVGFGLTRLAGYLSPDLGVRGPSLNVGTVLYWVFTVATALPTLAVTVRRLHDTGRSGWWLLGYVAFLLACFLSTGTSVGVFSGLLFLLGLIVMAVSLAQNSVPGRNRWGDSPKGEGVSGLSSPR, encoded by the coding sequence ATGAACACCTACCTGAACGTCCTGCGCCAGTACGCCAGATTCGGGGGCCGCGCCCGCCGCCGGGAGTACTGGACGTTCGTGCTCGTCAATACGTTGGTGGGTTTCGGGCTGACCCGTCTGGCCGGGTACCTGAGTCCGGACCTTGGGGTCCGGGGCCCGTCGCTGAATGTTGGCACCGTGCTGTACTGGGTCTTTACGGTGGCGACGGCCCTGCCCACCCTGGCCGTGACGGTTCGGCGGCTACACGACACGGGCCGCAGCGGCTGGTGGCTGCTGGGCTACGTCGCGTTCTTGTTGGCCTGCTTCCTGAGTACGGGAACGTCGGTCGGAGTCTTTTCGGGTCTGCTGTTTCTGTTGGGCCTGATCGTGATGGCCGTGAGTCTGGCGCAGAACAGTGTGCCGGGCCGTAACCGCTGGGGCGACAGCCCCAAAGGCGAGGGCGTGAGCGGGCTGTCCTCGCCCCGGTAA
- a CDS encoding lysozyme inhibitor LprI family protein yields the protein MSRMLWSAALLPVLALGTPAQAQQSCNAPQGTFDRVYCDAKVLVRADDELNVSYQKLLGRLNAAGQQLLRQGQRAWLAQRNRDCVEVDPQRGSVVFSDCAVEATTSRLNFLNDRLRECASSGCQNSRLR from the coding sequence ATGTCCAGAATGCTGTGGTCCGCTGCCCTGTTGCCCGTCCTCGCCCTGGGAACGCCCGCCCAGGCGCAGCAGAGCTGTAACGCTCCGCAGGGCACCTTCGACCGGGTGTATTGCGACGCCAAGGTGCTGGTGCGCGCCGACGACGAACTCAACGTGTCCTACCAGAAGCTGCTGGGCCGCCTGAACGCAGCCGGGCAACAACTTCTGCGCCAGGGCCAGCGCGCGTGGCTCGCGCAGCGCAACCGCGACTGCGTGGAGGTGGACCCGCAACGCGGCAGCGTGGTCTTTTCCGACTGCGCGGTCGAGGCGACCACCTCGCGCCTCAATTTCCTGAACGACCGCCTGCGCGAGTGCGCCAGCAGCGGCTGCCAGAACAGCAGACTGCGCTGA
- the thrS gene encoding threonine--tRNA ligase: MHVTLPDGKRLDLPQGATALDAASAIGPRLAQDALAATANGDLVDLMTPLPDGAAITLITKKNPADAAPLFRHSLGHALSQAVGEFYVAKGYPAEAVKRGVGPAIENGFYQDFDLPEPIKEEDLPEIERIMRDIVSRGLNIERRDVGKAAALEQFGYDPYKVELISALPDDEPITFYAQGDYVDLCRGPHFPNTGKLPLSFKLMSTSGAYWRGNENNPILQRVYGVAFATQKELDAYLERLEEAKRRDHRKLGRELELFTIDPLVGKGLPLWLPNGTVLREELTRFMKEQQFARDYQGVITPNIGNLDLYKTSGHYQNYSDSNFSPITVDDEEYMLKPMNCPHHMRIYASKPRSYRDLPVRLAEFGTVYRYEQSGELNGLTRVRGFTQDDAHIFCRPDQLKAEFLSVLDLTVLVLRTFGMNDVRFRVGTRDPGNSKYVGEDSYWEMAEGQIIEAVEEVGLPYSVEPGDAAFYGPKLDFVVKDVLGREWQLGTIQVDPNLPERFDLTYTGEDGAPHRPIVIHRAPFGSIERFTGILIEHYGGDFPLWLAPRQIMIIPISDKFNAYAQELRAELHAAGLRAEVDETSNRMQAKVRTAELSKIPVMLIVGGQEQENRTVSVRERSPEGLKERKGVPFADLQTELLERYRTRA, translated from the coding sequence ATGCACGTGACCCTTCCCGACGGAAAACGACTCGATCTGCCCCAGGGCGCGACCGCCCTCGACGCGGCCAGCGCCATCGGCCCCCGCCTGGCCCAGGACGCCCTGGCCGCCACCGCCAACGGCGACCTCGTGGACCTGATGACGCCGCTGCCCGACGGCGCGGCCATCACGCTGATCACCAAGAAGAATCCGGCCGACGCCGCGCCGCTGTTCCGGCACTCGCTGGGACACGCGCTCTCGCAGGCGGTCGGCGAGTTCTATGTGGCCAAGGGCTACCCCGCCGAGGCGGTCAAGCGCGGAGTCGGTCCGGCCATCGAAAACGGCTTCTACCAGGACTTCGACCTGCCCGAGCCCATCAAGGAAGAAGACCTGCCCGAGATCGAGCGGATCATGCGCGACATCGTCTCGCGCGGCCTGAACATCGAGCGCCGGGACGTGGGCAAGGCCGCCGCACTCGAACAGTTCGGGTACGACCCCTACAAGGTCGAGCTGATCTCGGCGCTGCCCGACGACGAGCCGATCACGTTCTACGCGCAGGGCGACTATGTGGACCTGTGCCGGGGACCGCACTTTCCGAACACCGGCAAGCTGCCCCTGAGCTTCAAGCTGATGAGCACCTCGGGCGCGTACTGGCGCGGCAACGAGAACAACCCGATCCTCCAGCGTGTCTACGGCGTGGCCTTCGCCACCCAGAAGGAACTCGACGCCTACCTGGAGCGCCTCGAAGAGGCCAAGCGCCGCGACCACCGCAAGCTGGGGCGCGAGCTGGAGCTGTTCACCATCGATCCTCTGGTCGGCAAGGGGCTGCCGCTGTGGCTGCCCAACGGCACGGTGCTGCGCGAGGAACTGACCCGCTTCATGAAGGAGCAGCAGTTCGCGCGCGACTACCAGGGCGTCATCACGCCGAACATCGGCAATCTGGACCTCTACAAGACCTCGGGCCACTACCAGAACTACAGCGACAGCAACTTCTCGCCCATCACGGTGGATGACGAGGAGTACATGCTCAAGCCCATGAACTGCCCGCACCACATGCGCATCTATGCCAGCAAGCCGCGTTCCTACCGCGACCTGCCGGTGCGCCTGGCCGAGTTCGGCACGGTGTACCGCTACGAGCAGTCCGGCGAGCTCAACGGGCTGACCCGCGTACGCGGCTTCACGCAGGACGACGCCCACATCTTCTGCCGCCCCGACCAGCTCAAGGCCGAGTTCCTGAGCGTGCTCGACCTGACGGTGCTCGTGCTGCGGACCTTCGGCATGAACGACGTGCGCTTCCGCGTCGGGACCCGCGACCCCGGCAACTCGAAGTACGTCGGTGAGGACAGCTACTGGGAGATGGCCGAGGGCCAGATCATCGAGGCGGTCGAGGAAGTGGGCCTGCCGTACTCGGTCGAGCCGGGCGACGCGGCCTTCTACGGCCCCAAGCTGGACTTCGTGGTCAAGGACGTGCTGGGGCGCGAATGGCAGCTCGGGACCATCCAGGTGGACCCCAACCTGCCCGAGCGTTTCGACCTGACCTACACGGGCGAGGACGGCGCGCCCCACCGTCCCATCGTGATCCACCGCGCGCCCTTCGGGAGCATCGAGCGCTTTACCGGCATCCTGATCGAGCACTACGGCGGCGATTTCCCGCTGTGGCTCGCGCCCCGGCAGATCATGATCATCCCGATCTCGGACAAGTTCAACGCCTACGCCCAGGAACTGCGCGCCGAACTGCACGCCGCCGGACTGCGCGCCGAAGTGGACGAAACCTCCAACCGGATGCAGGCCAAGGTACGCACCGCCGAGCTGAGCAAGATTCCCGTCATGCTCATCGTGGGGGGGCAGGAGCAGGAAAACCGCACGGTCAGCGTGCGCGAGCGCAGCCCGGAAGGCCTCAAGGAGCGCAAGGGCGTGCCCTTCGCCGATCTCCAGACCGAACTGCTGGAGCGGTACCGCACACGGGCCTGA
- a CDS encoding fasciclin domain-containing protein, translating into MKKHTGLMTLSLMLATPALAGGAGAPVKAPAATCRSIAQLVMADPQLSTLATAVQAAGLGATLSGPGSYTVFAPTNAAFAKVPSDQLAGLLNDPEMLKSVLLYHVVGEKATAAQIRGVRAGTTVQGADITIMVNGNRLMVNNATVTKADIQACNGIVHIIDTVLMPPMEAAAPAPAPAPAAATPAPAPAPAAAPAAAPAPVAVPATPVVIPALPQGVTTAPTPAATAPATETPAPVVEAPATEAPAAEAPAADAPADTAEAPVAMNTLYDVLAADDRFSTLRDLLSDAGLTETLTDGEYTIFAPTNEAFDALPEGVLTAIASDPEALKQVLQYHVVQGRVTADAAQAGTLNTVQGTALSLGSATLGTAVESDNGLIIPIDAVLLPDGFVIPTPAAIPVSTTPAPATAATTTTTTTTATTTTTPAATASTTVTNPATATPGTAAGGAISGGTLAQAPAAVSVTALLSSDARFSTLRDLLVKAGLADMLASGEYTIFAPTNDAFAKLPQATLDAVNADPAKLRALLQYHVVAGRPSTDALTTQQLTSAEGTALAVTRSAAGLSIGGMASTLNGGTAVVAGNSNVFPIDTVLIPPSLR; encoded by the coding sequence ATGAAAAAGCACACTGGCCTGATGACCCTGAGCCTGATGCTCGCCACGCCGGCATTGGCGGGCGGTGCGGGCGCGCCCGTCAAAGCTCCCGCCGCGACCTGCCGCAGCATCGCGCAGCTCGTGATGGCGGACCCCCAGCTCAGCACCCTGGCGACGGCGGTGCAGGCGGCCGGCCTGGGCGCGACCCTCAGCGGCCCCGGTTCCTACACCGTGTTCGCGCCCACCAACGCGGCCTTCGCCAAGGTCCCCAGCGACCAGCTCGCCGGCCTGCTCAACGACCCCGAGATGCTCAAGAGCGTGCTGCTGTACCACGTGGTCGGCGAGAAGGCCACCGCGGCCCAGATTCGCGGCGTGCGTGCCGGGACCACCGTGCAGGGCGCGGACATCACCATCATGGTGAACGGAAACCGCCTGATGGTGAACAACGCGACCGTGACCAAGGCCGACATTCAGGCCTGCAACGGCATCGTGCACATCATCGACACCGTCCTGATGCCCCCGATGGAAGCGGCGGCGCCCGCGCCCGCTCCGGCCCCTGCGGCGGCCACCCCGGCCCCGGCTCCCGCGCCGGCAGCCGCGCCTGCCGCTGCGCCGGCCCCGGTGGCCGTGCCCGCCACGCCGGTCGTCATTCCTGCCCTGCCCCAGGGCGTGACCACCGCGCCTACCCCGGCCGCGACGGCGCCCGCCACGGAGACCCCGGCCCCCGTTGTCGAAGCGCCTGCGACGGAAGCCCCCGCCGCCGAGGCCCCTGCAGCCGACGCACCCGCCGACACTGCCGAAGCGCCGGTCGCCATGAACACGCTGTACGACGTGCTGGCCGCCGACGACCGCTTCAGCACCCTGCGCGACCTGCTCAGCGACGCCGGCCTGACCGAAACGCTGACCGACGGCGAGTACACCATCTTCGCGCCGACCAACGAAGCGTTCGACGCACTGCCTGAAGGTGTCCTGACCGCCATCGCCAGCGACCCCGAAGCCCTGAAGCAGGTGCTCCAGTACCACGTCGTGCAGGGCCGCGTGACCGCCGACGCCGCGCAGGCCGGCACCCTGAACACCGTCCAGGGCACGGCGCTGTCGCTGGGCTCCGCCACCCTGGGCACCGCGGTCGAGAGCGACAACGGCCTGATCATCCCGATCGACGCCGTGCTCCTGCCCGACGGCTTCGTGATCCCCACCCCCGCGGCCATCCCGGTAAGCACGACGCCCGCTCCGGCGACCGCCGCGACCACGACCACGACGACCACCACGGCAACCACCACCACGACGCCTGCGGCGACCGCGAGCACCACCGTGACCAACCCCGCCACCGCTACGCCCGGTACGGCGGCCGGCGGCGCCATCTCCGGCGGCACGCTGGCCCAGGCCCCGGCAGCCGTGAGCGTCACTGCCCTGCTCAGCAGCGACGCCCGCTTCAGCACCCTGCGTGACCTGCTGGTCAAGGCCGGTCTGGCCGACATGCTCGCCAGCGGCGAGTACACCATCTTCGCGCCGACCAACGACGCCTTCGCCAAGCTGCCCCAGGCCACCCTGGACGCCGTGAATGCCGATCCGGCCAAACTGCGCGCGCTGCTCCAGTACCACGTCGTCGCGGGCCGTCCCAGCACCGACGCCCTGACCACGCAGCAGCTCACGAGCGCCGAGGGCACCGCCCTGGCCGTGACTCGCAGCGCGGCGGGCCTGAGCATCGGCGGCATGGCGAGCACCCTCAACGGCGGCACGGCTGTCGTGGCGGGCAACAGCAACGTCTTCCCCATCGACACCGTCCTGATTCCGCCCAGCCTGCGCTGA